In Anaerolineales bacterium, the following proteins share a genomic window:
- a CDS encoding dual specificity protein phosphatase, whose translation MNFSPITDDLLVGTTPSASDYDTLRDLGVRLVINMRFSSAPKPDPHHTPIKSLWLQSIDSPFFPLSIPKLVFGAQAALATIRDGGKVYAHCNYGRHRGPAMGACILIAQGYDPHDAMQLIKQRRRVADPSAWYIRPRILKFAKEWNHS comes from the coding sequence ATGAACTTCTCACCCATCACCGACGATCTCCTCGTCGGCACCACACCCTCCGCCAGCGACTACGACACCTTGCGCGACCTCGGCGTGCGACTCGTCATCAACATGCGTTTCTCGTCGGCGCCCAAACCCGACCCGCATCACACGCCCATCAAATCGTTGTGGTTGCAGAGCATTGACAGTCCCTTCTTCCCGCTATCGATTCCGAAATTGGTCTTCGGCGCGCAAGCCGCGCTCGCCACCATCCGCGACGGCGGCAAGGTCTACGCTCACTGCAACTACGGGCGTCACCGCGGACCCGCGATGGGCGCCTGCATCCTCATCGCGCAGGGCTACGATCCGCACGACGCGATGCAACTCATCAAACAACGCCGCCGCGTCGCCGACCCGTCCGCGTGGTACATCCGTCCGCGCATTTTGAAATTTGCAAAAGAATGGAATCATTCGTAG
- a CDS encoding MaoC family dehydratase, with product MTGKFFDELEVGMKFKHGGRTVTEMDNVLFSALTMNTQPLHVNEDFASKTEFGQRLVNGVFTFGLVVGLTVSDLTEGTIVANLGYDKIVHPNPVFHGDTIYAESEIIEKRESKSRPNAGLVRIKCWGKKPDGTIVVEFERTVMFLKSSKVGRLES from the coding sequence ATGACTGGAAAGTTTTTCGACGAACTCGAAGTGGGAATGAAATTCAAGCACGGCGGACGCACCGTCACCGAAATGGACAACGTGCTCTTCTCCGCGTTGACAATGAACACACAGCCGCTTCACGTCAACGAAGATTTCGCCTCGAAAACGGAATTCGGTCAACGGCTGGTGAATGGAGTCTTCACGTTCGGATTGGTCGTCGGCTTGACTGTTTCCGACCTCACCGAAGGCACGATCGTGGCAAATCTCGGCTACGATAAAATTGTCCATCCCAATCCCGTCTTTCACGGGGACACAATCTACGCTGAGAGCGAGATCATCGAGAAGCGCGAGTCCAAGTCGCGCCCGAACGCGGGACTGGTGCGAATCAAATGCTGGGGTAAGAAACCAGACGGTACAATTGTGGTCGAGTTCGAGAGAACGGTGATGTTTTTAAAGAGTTCAAAGGTTGGAAGGTTGGAAAGTTAG
- a CDS encoding acetyl-CoA carboxylase biotin carboxyl carrier protein subunit, which yields MKITFDHLTLDLNPNGKGYTAAHDDKTAKVELLRAEAGKLELLIDGERVTAYVSSDGAKRWVTIHGRTFVLTKQSGARRSGGAGLHTTGALTAPMPGQVRAVNVSEGDAVTKGQTLLALEAMKMEIRIQAPMDGVVKKLFVKQGQTVEREQVLAELGN from the coding sequence ATGAAAATCACATTCGATCATCTCACACTCGATTTGAATCCAAACGGCAAAGGCTATACAGCCGCGCACGATGATAAAACTGCAAAAGTTGAACTCCTCCGCGCCGAAGCGGGTAAACTCGAACTACTCATTGACGGCGAGCGCGTCACCGCCTACGTTTCCTCCGATGGCGCTAAACGCTGGGTGACGATTCACGGTCGGACCTTCGTGCTGACCAAGCAATCGGGCGCGCGCCGAAGCGGAGGCGCGGGACTCCACACCACAGGCGCGTTGACAGCGCCGATGCCTGGGCAAGTCCGTGCGGTGAACGTGAGCGAAGGCGACGCGGTGACGAAAGGTCAAACCCTTTTGGCGCTCGAAGCGATGAAAATGGAGATTAGAATCCAAGCGCCGATGGATGGCGTAGTGAAAAAGTTGTTTGTGAAACAGGGTCAAACGGTTGAGAGAGAGCAGGTTTTGGCTGAGCTCGGAAATTAG
- the thrB gene encoding homoserine kinase: protein MEISIKVPATTANLGPGFDALGLALDLWNVTTVTPAESFSVQVTGEGAGRLTSGKNNLIVRAAQRLAERASIIKGRHIGLSLQPFHAECVNQIPLSSGMGSSSAAIVTGLLAGNALLGNPFSREEILNLANEMEGHPDNVAPALMGGLVVSMVEEGEVVARQIPIAENVHITIALPDFYLPTKQARAALPRRVSRKDAVHNISRAALVVEALRIGDLDLLGKAMTDKLHQPYRLKLIPGAAQAMNAAKEAGASAVALSGAGPSVVAFSTGEAGVGEAMKRAYEAEGLEARIFRLGVASRGAEIHHT, encoded by the coding sequence ATGGAAATATCAATCAAAGTTCCTGCCACAACTGCCAACCTGGGACCTGGGTTCGACGCCCTCGGTCTGGCGTTGGATTTGTGGAATGTGACGACGGTCACGCCAGCGGAATCATTTTCCGTACAGGTGACGGGCGAGGGCGCGGGGAGACTCACGTCGGGAAAAAACAATCTCATCGTGCGCGCGGCGCAGAGATTGGCAGAACGCGCGAGCATTATAAAGGGCAGACACATAGGTCTGTCCTTACAGCCGTTTCATGCGGAGTGCGTGAATCAAATCCCGTTGTCGTCGGGGATGGGATCGTCGTCGGCGGCGATTGTGACGGGATTGTTGGCGGGGAACGCGTTGTTGGGGAATCCGTTTTCACGCGAGGAGATTTTGAATCTAGCCAATGAAATGGAAGGGCATCCCGATAACGTGGCGCCCGCGTTGATGGGAGGGCTGGTCGTTTCGATGGTGGAGGAGGGAGAGGTCGTCGCGAGGCAGATTCCAATCGCAGAGAATGTTCACATCACGATTGCATTGCCCGATTTTTATTTGCCGACCAAACAAGCGCGGGCGGCGCTGCCAAGACGCGTTTCAAGGAAAGACGCCGTGCATAACATCAGCCGCGCGGCGTTGGTGGTTGAGGCGTTGAGAATCGGAGATTTGGATTTGCTGGGAAAAGCGATGACCGATAAACTGCATCAGCCGTATCGGTTGAAGTTGATCCCAGGCGCGGCGCAGGCGATGAACGCGGCGAAAGAGGCTGGAGCAAGCGCGGTGGCGCTGTCGGGAGCGGGACCAAGCGTGGTGGCGTTTTCCACGGGCGAGGCAGGCGTCGGTGAGGCGATGAAGCGTGCGTACGAGGCGGAGGGACTCGAGGCGCGGATATTCCGTCTAGGGGTGGCGAGTCGAGGGGCTGAAATTCATCACACATAA
- a CDS encoding NAD(P)-dependent oxidoreductase: MNILVTGATGLIGNLVTRRAAFEGHQAYALVRNPAQATHIKDVVAKMMVADLFQPSSLEKGLEGMDAIVHCAGLVGSGRGAKEDYFRINVDGTLALARAAKSQGVKRFVFMSTAGVYGLNMLKGNVDETMSLSKGNAYTNSKIAAEQVVRESGLEYVILRPYWVTGAGDRFLIPAVGAMLRNETFTYLGDGQQEWSLSAMENISGAAVLAATHPKAGNQIYNVADGTVKVSDTVNVIAKALRLPPPTRKSSAWSVGLQVLLHQSPRDPKHVMSIDLFFPLWRTMTLNSEKIRRELGWAPKVPWEESVTEGALEWKRQIEARS, translated from the coding sequence ATGAATATTCTTGTAACCGGCGCCACCGGTCTGATCGGAAACTTAGTCACCCGCCGCGCGGCATTCGAAGGTCACCAGGCGTACGCGTTGGTCCGCAACCCCGCGCAGGCTACGCATATCAAAGACGTGGTCGCCAAAATGATGGTCGCGGACCTCTTTCAACCGTCCTCGCTGGAAAAGGGATTGGAGGGGATGGACGCCATCGTCCACTGCGCGGGACTCGTCGGTTCGGGTCGCGGCGCAAAAGAGGACTACTTCCGCATCAACGTCGACGGGACGCTTGCTCTCGCCAGGGCGGCAAAATCGCAGGGCGTCAAACGGTTCGTCTTTATGAGCACCGCCGGCGTCTACGGGTTGAACATGCTCAAAGGCAACGTGGACGAGACGATGTCGCTTTCGAAGGGCAACGCCTACACCAACAGCAAGATCGCCGCAGAGCAGGTCGTCCGCGAATCCGGTTTGGAATATGTGATTCTGCGTCCCTACTGGGTTACCGGCGCCGGAGACCGATTCTTGATTCCCGCCGTGGGCGCCATGCTGCGAAACGAAACGTTCACCTATCTCGGAGACGGTCAACAGGAATGGTCGCTGAGCGCGATGGAAAACATCAGCGGGGCGGCAGTCCTTGCGGCGACGCATCCGAAAGCGGGGAATCAAATTTACAACGTTGCCGATGGAACCGTGAAAGTATCCGACACGGTCAACGTGATCGCCAAAGCCCTCAGGCTCCCGCCGCCGACCAGAAAATCCTCCGCTTGGAGCGTGGGACTTCAAGTCCTCCTCCATCAATCGCCGCGCGACCCGAAGCACGTCATGTCCATTGACCTGTTCTTCCCTCTCTGGCGCACCATGACCCTCAATTCGGAAAAGATCCGCCGCGAACTTGGCTGGGCTCCGAAAGTCCCATGGGAAGAATCCGTCACAGAAGGCGCGCTGGAGTGGAAGAGACAAATCGAAGCGCGTAGTTAG
- a CDS encoding CoA ester lyase: MHSRRALLYMPGDDRRKIQKAATLGVDSICMDMEDGVAANKKAEAREVIAQAMKELDFGASERCIRINQIGSGLEKRDLIAALATNPDTIVVPKIESAEQVKWVSEHIESYELSSKLNIGSVRLLVGVETAKGIMNLKEIAEADKRLEAIIFGGEDYAASVGAVRTKDATELLYARQAVVTACAANDLQAIDIVFIDFKDPDGLRLEAEQGARFGFSGKQIIHPNQVQVAQEAFTPSAEAIEYAKRIVESFEASQREGKGAYALDGKMIDMPLLKNAQKVLDRARAAGKI, encoded by the coding sequence ATGCACTCACGACGCGCGCTCCTCTACATGCCCGGCGACGACCGCCGCAAGATTCAAAAAGCCGCGACCCTCGGCGTGGATTCCATTTGCATGGACATGGAAGATGGCGTAGCGGCAAACAAAAAAGCCGAGGCGCGAGAAGTAATCGCACAGGCAATGAAGGAACTCGACTTCGGCGCGTCCGAGCGGTGCATCCGCATCAACCAGATCGGATCGGGCTTGGAGAAACGCGACCTCATTGCCGCGCTTGCGACGAATCCCGACACGATCGTCGTGCCGAAGATCGAATCCGCTGAACAGGTGAAGTGGGTCAGCGAACACATCGAGTCGTACGAGCTTTCGAGCAAGTTGAACATTGGGAGCGTGCGTTTGCTGGTGGGCGTCGAAACGGCAAAGGGAATCATGAACCTCAAAGAGATCGCCGAAGCGGACAAACGCCTCGAAGCGATCATCTTCGGCGGGGAGGATTACGCCGCGTCGGTCGGTGCGGTGCGCACGAAAGACGCGACCGAGTTGCTTTACGCGCGGCAGGCGGTGGTCACCGCGTGCGCGGCAAACGATCTGCAAGCCATTGACATCGTCTTCATTGACTTCAAAGACCCCGACGGTCTGCGCCTCGAAGCGGAGCAGGGAGCGCGCTTCGGCTTCAGCGGCAAACAGATCATCCATCCGAATCAGGTTCAGGTCGCGCAAGAAGCGTTCACTCCATCCGCTGAAGCGATTGAGTACGCAAAACGAATCGTCGAGTCGTTCGAGGCGAGTCAACGGGAGGGTAAAGGCGCCTACGCGCTCGACGGCAAGATGATTGACATGCCCCTCTTGAAGAACGCGCAAAAAGTTTTAGATCGGGCTCGCGCGGCGGGGAAAATCTAA
- a CDS encoding carboxyl transferase domain-containing protein, protein MEPLPTNLNPSSEEFKANAEHHRALANELKQRLAKVREGGGEKYRKRQESQGKLFVRERIERLLDPNSPFLELSALAAWDLYEDQGSGDQAAPGAGIVTGIGRVSGREVLIVANDATVKGGSYFPMTVKKHLRAQQIAEENHLPCLYLVDSGGAFLPLQDEVFPDVGHFGRIFYNQARMSAKKIPQIAAVMGSCTAGGAYVPAMSDEAVIVKGTGTIFLGGPPLVKAATGEDVSAEDLGGADVHTRLSGVADHFADDDDHAIEILRGIVGTLPRPLTIDDRPLWSAVNGPWSPPEEPLYPAEEIYGALPSTFRATYDVHEIIARLVDGSKFRGFKARYGTTLVCGFARIHGYPVGIIANNGVLFSESALKATHFIELCDQRGIPLVFLQNITGFMVGREAEVGGIAKDGAKMVHAVATTRVPKLTVVIGGSFGAGNYAMSGRAYGSRFLWMWPNARISVMGGEQAANVLLTIKQEQLAREGKPAMTKEEADEFKRPILEKYEYEGNPYYSTARLWDDGVIDPVDTRQVLGLALSVVLNSPIEEKSFGVFRM, encoded by the coding sequence ATGGAACCCCTCCCCACCAACCTCAACCCCTCCAGCGAAGAATTCAAAGCCAACGCAGAACATCACCGCGCACTTGCGAACGAACTCAAGCAACGCCTCGCCAAAGTCCGTGAAGGCGGCGGGGAAAAATACCGCAAGCGACAGGAGTCGCAGGGCAAACTCTTCGTCCGTGAACGGATCGAACGCCTGCTCGACCCCAATTCTCCGTTTCTCGAACTCTCCGCGTTAGCCGCGTGGGATTTGTACGAAGATCAAGGAAGCGGCGACCAAGCCGCCCCTGGCGCGGGAATCGTCACAGGCATCGGACGCGTCAGCGGGCGCGAAGTCCTCATCGTCGCCAACGATGCGACCGTCAAAGGCGGGTCGTATTTCCCGATGACGGTCAAGAAACATCTGCGCGCCCAACAGATCGCCGAAGAGAATCATCTGCCCTGCCTGTATCTCGTCGATTCGGGCGGGGCGTTTTTGCCATTGCAAGACGAAGTCTTCCCCGACGTCGGTCACTTCGGTCGCATTTTTTATAATCAGGCGCGCATGTCCGCCAAAAAGATTCCGCAGATCGCGGCGGTGATGGGAAGTTGCACGGCGGGCGGCGCGTACGTCCCTGCGATGAGCGACGAAGCGGTCATCGTCAAAGGCACGGGCACGATCTTCCTCGGCGGACCTCCGCTCGTCAAAGCCGCGACGGGCGAGGACGTCTCTGCGGAGGATCTCGGCGGCGCGGACGTCCACACGCGTCTTTCTGGCGTAGCCGATCACTTCGCCGATGACGACGATCACGCCATAGAAATTTTGCGCGGCATCGTGGGCACGCTCCCCAGACCATTGACGATAGACGATAGACCATTATGGTCTGCGGTCAATGGTCCATGGTCTCCACCCGAGGAGCCTCTCTATCCTGCAGAAGAAATCTATGGCGCTTTGCCCTCCACTTTCCGCGCCACCTACGACGTTCACGAGATCATCGCCCGCCTCGTGGACGGAAGCAAGTTCCGCGGGTTCAAAGCGCGCTACGGCACGACTCTCGTCTGCGGGTTCGCGCGCATTCACGGCTACCCCGTTGGCATCATCGCCAACAACGGCGTGCTGTTCAGCGAGTCCGCGCTCAAAGCGACTCACTTCATCGAGCTATGCGACCAGCGCGGGATTCCGCTCGTGTTCCTGCAAAACATCACGGGCTTCATGGTCGGGCGCGAAGCCGAAGTCGGCGGCATCGCCAAGGACGGCGCCAAGATGGTTCATGCCGTTGCGACGACTCGTGTTCCCAAACTAACCGTCGTCATCGGCGGCTCGTTCGGCGCGGGCAACTACGCCATGTCGGGTCGCGCCTACGGCTCGCGCTTCCTGTGGATGTGGCCCAATGCGCGCATCTCCGTCATGGGCGGCGAACAAGCCGCAAACGTCCTACTCACCATCAAACAAGAACAACTCGCCCGCGAAGGCAAACCCGCTATGACGAAAGAAGAGGCCGACGAGTTCAAGCGTCCCATTTTGGAGAAATACGAGTACGAAGGAAATCCCTACTATTCAACGGCAAGACTTTGGGATGATGGCGTGATAGATCCAGTAGATACGAGACAAGTTCTTGGTCTGGCATTATCAGTTGTTTTGAATTCACCGATTGAAGAGAAGAGTTTTGGTGTGTTCAGAATGTAA
- a CDS encoding DUF1579 domain-containing protein: MTFEKPSDSPHHFLSQLAGGWTGTSRVWFEPDKLADESAVAGSIQIVLEGRFALYLYQGTIQGEPQHGMFTFGYNTTLNRYEASWVDSFHNNTAIMFCTGDATENGFSVLGSYPDPSGGPDWGWRTQVELIDADHLVITAYNIHPEYGEAKATEARLTRTK, from the coding sequence ATGACATTCGAAAAACCCTCAGACAGTCCGCACCACTTCCTCTCCCAACTCGCAGGCGGCTGGACAGGCACATCCAGAGTCTGGTTCGAGCCTGATAAGCTCGCAGATGAATCCGCAGTAGCGGGAAGTATTCAAATCGTTCTCGAAGGACGCTTTGCGCTTTATCTCTATCAAGGAACCATTCAAGGCGAACCCCAACACGGAATGTTCACCTTCGGCTACAACACGACCCTCAACCGCTACGAAGCCTCGTGGGTGGACTCGTTCCACAACAACACCGCCATCATGTTCTGCACGGGCGACGCGACCGAGAACGGATTCTCCGTCCTCGGCAGTTACCCCGATCCCAGCGGCGGACCCGACTGGGGCTGGCGCACGCAAGTCGAGTTGATTGATGCCGATCATCTCGTCATCACCGCCTACAACATCCACCCCGAATACGGCGAAGCCAAAGCCACCGAAGCCAGATTAACCCGCACAAAATAA
- a CDS encoding acetyl-CoA carboxylase biotin carboxylase subunit, whose product MFKKILIANRGEIAVRIMRACKELGVKTVAVYSNADKNSQHAQLADEALPIESYLNVDSLLRAARASGADAVHPGYGFLSENASFALAVESADLKFIGPSADSIHAMGDKAESKIRMKKAGVPTVPGFEGLESESDFKKAAQEIGYPVLVKAAAGGGGKGMRVVDDEAGLGEAVQSSAREALNSFGDDRLLVEKYIPNAHHIEFQVFGDEHGNLVHLFERECSTQRRYQKIIEETPSPLLTPALRKQMGEAAVNAARAVNYYNAGTIEFIVDPDTLQYYFLEMNTRLQVEHPITEAVTGLDLVQWQIRVAAGERFPYSQEQLTQRGHAIECRIYAEDPANGFLPSAGKLLQFIEPRGPGIRVDSGFRAGDEVTHFYDPLLAKLIVHAENRETAIQKMQASLREFVVHGVTTNIDFMQAVLSHPDFAAGNVSTKWVEDHFKWNPPAESSFESLIAAALADTLVPSSTSQVSSSNEHDPFSPWKNPNGFRN is encoded by the coding sequence ATGTTCAAAAAAATTCTCATCGCCAATCGCGGCGAGATCGCCGTCCGCATCATGCGCGCCTGCAAAGAACTCGGCGTCAAAACCGTCGCGGTCTATTCCAACGCGGACAAAAACTCCCAGCACGCGCAGCTCGCCGACGAAGCGCTTCCCATCGAATCGTATTTAAATGTGGATTCCCTCCTACGCGCCGCGCGCGCCTCGGGAGCCGACGCGGTACACCCAGGCTACGGCTTCCTCTCGGAGAACGCTTCATTCGCCCTTGCGGTTGAATCGGCGGACTTGAAATTTATCGGTCCCTCAGCCGACTCGATCCACGCGATGGGCGACAAAGCCGAGTCGAAGATTCGGATGAAGAAAGCGGGCGTGCCGACAGTTCCAGGCTTCGAGGGACTCGAATCGGAATCCGATTTCAAGAAAGCCGCGCAAGAGATCGGTTATCCCGTGTTGGTCAAAGCCGCGGCGGGAGGCGGCGGCAAGGGGATGCGCGTCGTGGACGATGAGGCTGGGTTGGGCGAGGCAGTTCAAAGTTCCGCGCGAGAAGCGTTAAATTCCTTCGGCGACGATCGTCTGCTCGTCGAAAAATACATCCCGAACGCGCATCACATCGAGTTTCAAGTCTTCGGCGATGAACATGGAAATCTCGTGCATCTTTTCGAGCGCGAATGTTCGACGCAGAGGCGTTATCAAAAGATCATCGAAGAGACGCCGTCGCCGTTGCTCACGCCCGCATTGCGAAAACAAATGGGCGAAGCGGCGGTGAATGCCGCACGCGCTGTAAATTATTACAACGCGGGGACGATTGAATTTATCGTTGACCCTGACACATTGCAATATTATTTTTTAGAAATGAACACGCGCCTGCAAGTTGAGCATCCCATCACCGAAGCCGTCACTGGACTCGATTTGGTTCAATGGCAAATCCGTGTCGCGGCGGGCGAGCGTTTTCCATATTCGCAAGAGCAGTTGACGCAACGCGGTCACGCCATCGAGTGCCGCATCTACGCCGAAGATCCCGCCAATGGATTTTTGCCCAGCGCTGGAAAACTACTGCAATTCATCGAGCCGCGCGGACCAGGCATCCGTGTTGATTCGGGCTTCCGCGCGGGCGATGAGGTGACGCATTTTTACGATCCGTTGCTAGCGAAATTGATCGTTCATGCGGAAAATAGAGAAACGGCGATTCAAAAAATGCAAGCCTCGTTGCGTGAGTTTGTCGTACATGGCGTGACAACAAACATTGACTTTATGCAAGCCGTTTTATCTCATCCCGATTTTGCGGCTGGAAATGTATCCACAAAGTGGGTGGAAGATCATTTCAAATGGAATCCGCCCGCCGAGTCGTCGTTTGAATCGTTGATCGCCGCCGCGCTTGCGGATACTCTCGTTCCAAGTTCCACGTCGCAGGTTTCAAGTTCAAATGAGCATGATCCGTTTAGCCCATGGAAGAATCCGAACGGGTTCCGTAACTGA
- a CDS encoding tetratricopeptide repeat protein yields MADNAFVKILTALLKHQVKKVVGDETLGVIGQEIAALGGDKVDDQIKSWLGEKTNAEQLEKAAQTAQACFREKVTDNEIQQWMVSLPLGNLPKVVEAIDELPSSPDESNLENALRESVALNWKKLSSEQVDHAVNSFLSCLRSALLPIEKQTLMIIGRSVLRTEDKVDLLVRWFEQYIITGKSVEIKHLNPELSEGWYLAHPYPMPPNFTGRVEERKMLTDWLNKDNENRLFILRALGGFGKSALTWHWFNNNVDKATWQTAIWWSFYEKESGFDSFLTETLTHLGIETKDRSARQQVNDLLAVMQKTNVLIALDGFERLLRQYGRMDAVLQEDDEDAEIDPSQRDCTSQAAEVFLHGLSDKEIISKVLMTSRLLPRALESKDGKYQKRCREVSLKGFSPDDAVKHFHNKGIQATRAEIIEVCSKYDYHPLSLSLLVGLINESHEKRGDIEAVKNLEIFDDVKARKHHVMKRAYESLTPERRDLLSKISCFRGSMEYAVIKKVFPSPDLDAALLDLRKRGLLQYAGETQRYDMHPIVRHYAYDHFTDEKRRKEAHVELAMHFIDAMPATNTKVKTLEDLAPVIELYHHMVRAGNLDEALNLFYDRITKPTYYQFGAYQLRIELLRALFLDGEDKPPRLKRDDYQAFTLNALANSYSLSGQPRRAVPLFEMQIALREKQGDKKNLASGLGNVAYMAQIHIGALSEAERNLRRQIDLCREIEDEFREAVGHQELGRVLSYRGAWEEAEQELDTGLKLFEKQHIVQSEGIIWSYRALRFLFMAREEAIFDTRKSNNEYRVSAIQSAQRALELADEEARTDAPTPVDYMRAYWLLGAAYRGNSDLEKAEENLSKAISICRQINMVYFEADILLDIARLRYAQNNYEEAKSLADEALLITERCGYVLQGADVNLFLASLALEGHRLERLRFEGTKELSDKEIATLHAKEALKLASCDGPPYYYKVAYEEAERMLEQLAG; encoded by the coding sequence ATGGCTGATAACGCATTCGTAAAAATTCTGACCGCATTGCTCAAACACCAAGTGAAGAAAGTGGTGGGTGATGAAACGCTTGGAGTCATCGGGCAGGAGATTGCCGCGCTGGGCGGTGACAAAGTTGACGACCAGATCAAATCGTGGCTCGGCGAAAAGACGAACGCGGAACAACTCGAAAAAGCCGCGCAGACTGCCCAAGCGTGTTTCCGCGAAAAAGTGACCGACAACGAAATTCAACAATGGATGGTTTCGCTCCCGCTTGGAAACCTCCCCAAAGTTGTCGAAGCCATTGACGAACTCCCCTCCTCCCCAGACGAATCAAATCTTGAAAACGCCTTGCGAGAATCGGTCGCGCTGAATTGGAAGAAACTTTCCTCCGAGCAGGTGGATCACGCGGTCAATTCGTTCTTGTCCTGCCTGCGGAGCGCGTTATTGCCAATCGAAAAACAGACGCTGATGATCATCGGTCGCTCGGTGTTGCGGACGGAAGACAAAGTGGATTTGCTCGTCCGCTGGTTCGAGCAATATATCATCACGGGTAAGTCAGTCGAAATCAAACACCTGAATCCTGAACTCAGTGAAGGATGGTATCTCGCTCATCCCTACCCCATGCCGCCAAACTTCACAGGTCGCGTGGAAGAACGGAAAATGCTCACGGACTGGCTGAATAAGGACAACGAAAATCGCTTGTTCATCCTCCGTGCCCTCGGTGGATTTGGCAAATCGGCATTGACTTGGCATTGGTTCAATAACAACGTTGATAAAGCGACATGGCAAACGGCGATCTGGTGGTCGTTCTACGAAAAAGAATCGGGGTTCGACAGTTTTCTAACCGAGACTCTGACGCATTTGGGCATCGAGACGAAAGATCGCTCCGCCCGCCAGCAGGTCAACGATTTGCTTGCGGTTATGCAAAAGACGAACGTTTTGATCGCATTGGATGGATTCGAGCGCCTGTTGCGTCAATACGGCAGAATGGACGCCGTCCTTCAAGAGGACGACGAAGATGCGGAGATTGACCCATCCCAGCGAGACTGTACTTCTCAAGCCGCTGAAGTTTTCCTGCACGGATTAAGCGACAAAGAGATCATCTCGAAAGTCCTGATGACCTCACGCCTGCTCCCGCGTGCTTTGGAAAGCAAGGATGGAAAGTACCAAAAAAGATGTCGCGAGGTCAGCCTGAAAGGATTTTCGCCCGATGACGCAGTGAAGCACTTCCATAACAAGGGAATTCAAGCCACACGCGCGGAGATCATCGAGGTCTGTTCCAAATATGACTATCACCCGCTGAGTTTGAGCCTGCTAGTCGGTTTGATCAACGAAAGCCATGAGAAGCGCGGCGACATCGAGGCGGTCAAGAATCTCGAAATTTTCGATGACGTGAAAGCCAGAAAGCATCACGTTATGAAGCGCGCCTATGAAAGTTTGACCCCCGAACGCAGGGATTTGCTGAGCAAGATCTCTTGCTTTCGCGGCTCGATGGAATACGCCGTCATCAAAAAGGTTTTCCCCAGCCCCGATTTGGATGCCGCCCTGCTCGACCTGCGCAAGCGCGGACTGCTGCAATACGCGGGCGAGACCCAACGCTACGATATGCACCCGATCGTGCGGCATTATGCCTACGACCACTTCACCGACGAGAAGCGGCGCAAAGAGGCGCACGTCGAACTCGCCATGCACTTTATTGACGCCATGCCCGCCACGAATACTAAGGTGAAAACGTTGGAAGACCTTGCGCCCGTCATCGAACTGTATCATCACATGGTCAGAGCGGGGAATTTGGATGAGGCGTTGAATTTATTTTATGACCGAATAACCAAACCAACTTATTATCAATTTGGCGCATATCAACTACGCATTGAACTTTTACGCGCCTTATTCCTCGACGGCGAAGACAAGCCACCGCGCTTGAAAAGAGATGATTATCAAGCATTTACTCTCAACGCCCTCGCCAACTCTTACTCCCTGAGCGGACAGCCGCGCCGCGCTGTTCCGCTGTTTGAAATGCAGATTGCCCTTCGGGAAAAACAAGGCGACAAGAAAAATCTCGCCAGCGGGCTGGGGAACGTGGCGTATATGGCGCAAATCCACATCGGCGCGCTGAGCGAGGCGGAGCGAAACCTGCGCCGCCAAATTGACCTGTGCCGCGAGATCGAGGATGAATTTCGGGAAGCCGTCGGTCATCAGGAGTTGGGGCGCGTCCTGTCCTATCGCGGCGCGTGGGAGGAGGCAGAGCAGGAATTGGATACAGGATTGAAACTATTTGAAAAACAACATATTGTTCAATCTGAAGGAATTATCTGGTCATACCGCGCCCTGCGTTTCCTGTTCATGGCAAGGGAAGAAGCGATATTCGATACTCGAAAGTCGAATAACGAATATCGAGTATCGGCTATCCAATCCGCTCAGCGCGCGCTTGAATTGGCAGACGAAGAAGCAAGAACAGACGCACCCACTCCTGTTGATTACATGCGTGCTTATTGGTTGCTTGGCGCTGCCTATAGAGGAAATAGTGACTTGGAGAAAGCCGAAGAAAATTTATCTAAAGCAATAAGTATTTGTCGGCAAATCAATATGGTTTACTTTGAAGCCGACATCCTGCTCGATATTGCCCGCCTGCGCTATGCCCAAAACAACTACGAAGAAGCAAAATCTCTCGCCGATGAAGCCTTGCTCATCACCGAACGCTGCGGCTACGTCTTGCAAGGCGCGGATGTGAATTTGTTTCTCGCTTCGCTCGCGTTGGAAGGTCACAGGTTGGAACGTTTAAGGTTCGAGGGGACAAAAGAGTTGAGCGACAAAGAGATCGCGACCCTCCACGCTAAAGAAGCGCTGAAACTCGCCTCGTGCGACGGTCCGCCGTATTATTACAAGGTCGCGTACGAGGAGGCGGAGAGGATGTTGGAGCAACTCGCTGGTTGA